The sequence GGcccaaacattcatttttttaggaTGCTGCGTGTCTCCAACATTGAAAACATTAGTATTTATATCGCTGCAGTGTCGGCAGTAACGTTTATTGACAAAGCCGTTTAGATAGAAGGTGAATTggtcagaaaaacaaatatttttcgtaaacatTGGATTGGCATAAATTAATTGAATCATTTCTTCACAGAATTCAATCTTTCTTTCATCATCATCCTCATTTAGTTCTTATGCAGTTGAATTTTATACGGAAAaagtttattcagttttaatgtagagaaaccttattttattatcaaaattattttgagaaaataatgaactaaaatttgctaataatattgtattgatcTTTTAGAGGAAACCAAAAGTTAATTCTGAATGATTTATTACTTAAAGAGGAAttcagttttacaataaataatgtaataattattaagtaagtgaataattattacattacttaatttaatatctgtaaaacaaagataatgaagtGTGACAGAAAGGAGGATAGTTAGGTTTTCAATAttccaattaagaaaaataatacaccaGAAACtgaagaatattgttatttaggattaaaattaaaaaaaagattgagtgAAATAAGGAAATTAGGACAAACGAGGACATATCTAATGAAGAAAAGACATCTATTAATATCAAATGTAAatctagaaattataaataaattcttaacaataatttattggaGGAACgcaacgcaaggatagcgggagatttATGTAACCGCTCTACTAATCACAGAGCCTGGACTGTAATTTTTTGCTGCTAGATTTTTCTTATTACCGGAtggatattgtttatttttgtcggTTATACATTAGTTTTGTTTATGGTTGGAATTGTAGATTGCGTTCTGATCCTTTCAGACCAGTTTGAAAAACTTTACTTGGGCTGACCTTGCAAGACTAGGAACTTTTGGGCGTCTTTCTCTCGGCACGATTTCCCTTCAGTCCGTACGCTGAAGGCCTGtcggtgctagcgcctttcgGCCTAGCAAGAATGCGTCTGATGGGGCCATTGTTgttggaggatgcaatgcactACCCTCATCATGTGTTGTCGTGAGTGGAGTGTCATGCTTTGTGCTAGCGTAACCTGAAGGTAGGAAAAccagaaaggaaagaaaataaacttttgatatatagtatttcagtaaataaataacgaTGAGAAATACGTGGCTTCATGATTACAATaatgagatttaaaataaataggggAAGAAAAAATTTGTggcagaatttaaagaaaaaacgtttttagtgGGCCATTTACGAATATTAAGACATCTAGATTTATTTGAATTGGTAATCAAAAGGGATGTGTAAGGGAAAATAAGTAGTAGAAGATTGGATTATTGAAACTGAAATTATAGGATATAGTAAATATAGCTATTTAGAGATTAAtgcagaagagaaaaaaagagaataGTATTCAATCAGTTCAATGGAtagtgatacaaaaaaaaaattggtatgttATTTCTTATGATCgaatttaacagaattattttttatgtatttttaatgaatattaaatatattcgttATAATAATATGGCAGAAGAAGTAAGTAGTGTAAAAATGCCGGTTCTGGGACAAGCGTCAtcaatgacgtcatcaaaaaaatcAATGGCGTCATCACCCCCCCCCCGCCCCCTCtaacgtcataaaaaaaaataattgacctttgacccgaaaaaaaaaaaaaaaaaaaaaaatgacgtcatcaaaaaaacGTCAGCCATCTTGAAacgatacacaaacagcgcactctgaaagaaaataaactaatattcatgaactgctgtcacttctgccaacataagacttattaataataattaacctaaacaattattgccaaaacaaatgttggatcatttcgtgcgccaccctataagttttaaaaaaaggataaaatcataattagaaaatttcaaaGCTACATTTTATAAACTTGTTATTATGGATAcacaatgaaataaatgtaagtaaaaaatactttattaaataccgtgtatttaaagtacaattataTCTAATTAATGCATAGTTGTATCGCTAAGGAACACAATTCCATTTAACGTTTGTAAATTTAGCTCCTTTTTACAGATCGAACAACTAGGCTAgaagtttcatttttaacattctctaagtaacaattatattgaattttactaTATATTCAACGCAGACAGTAAGATATGTAACTGTatgtaaatggaaatttttttggcTGGTTGGATTTATTTTAACTCCAGAATTTATTACTAGAACTTTCTCCAGCTCAGTAATGagttgataattaaattataactcaaTGCTTTCTGTTTTCTGAATGTTTAGATAAATTGAAAACTTTCAGTCAGTAAGTTTAACCCCACTATGAAACTGCAGAAGAtcgaattttaaacatttttatgcagCGCCTAAGAACCTATTGTaatcattaattgtaaaaattttcagtttctagggcaatattttttcaaaaatactgtgGTGAATAACCGAAATAGCCATTTCGCTTTAAATACttggttttataattatgatCTTTCCCCAAATCTGATCTATAAATCTATTTCTTCAAATCTATTTGATGAATATTACAGTATGTGATGAATATTAAATCTACGtgatgaaaaattagaaaatagatACTTTTCGACCTTcacacattaaaaagaaaaaaaatttaaatttataatttgtagaattactgcagattaacatttttacctttagaatgtaaaaataatatttacttatatgatgaaataaatctaagaaaataTGTTTCCATATGTTGAAATTAAAGGAAGGTCATGGGAAATTAGCtgcagtgttttattttatacaacttcGCGTCGTTAAATAGAATATGTAATTATCAAcagcaaacattaaaaaattcaaatacctcaatatttcctgttattatttttttcttttctttttataacaaattttcagaattctgctacatttttacaattaaaaaaataaatttttgttgcacTATAACATATATGATGTGTTGGCCcacgtaaataattaaattccattaacgttttattttttgactgaaaagaaaatcattgtggtcaaatattaatttattgaacgtTTGTGGTGGTGGAGATGTTAAAATAAGTCCTTATGTAGTTTGGTGGCTACTTGCTACTTGCAATCATAATGGCTACTCgcaatcataaaaattacattccgaaaaatattaccaaaagcgTAATCCATATAGGACCAATCCTTAGCTTCTTTAAACGAAAGGAAAGCTGAAATTACGTTGAGTTGTATTATGCTATTTAAcgattcatttctatttttttatccggaaagttctgagttcgaatcctggtcagggtTGTCATGCGATatagattaatttctataataaaaaaagaagcaggGTGGCTATAAATGGATGCAGTCCTTTTATTACCAGAAAAAGATAGAGAGAGTGAAAGAGGGAATAAGTAAGTATTACGGATTTCTATTTCTTTACATGAATGATTCTCTACGTATGCGTATCTATAATATTACTAGTTCAAATCTTAAGAAATAAATTGCATGCAACTTCATGCAACAATTATTTCtggaaatataacaatattttaactaaaaagtaaaaaaaaatttaatattttgtgaatgtgtgcacgcgcgcgcacgtgtttgtagtttttaattacattaattttataataaaaatattaaaaataaacttttcttcagttatttcagataaataataaatacaagtattaaCCTGGTAACCCATCAAagccaataaaatcttattagatgcgctttcttttaactaattataataaaaattacacacaaaaagCAACTAAATTCTACTCTTAGAAtctaaattaaatcaaaagaaaGCCAATTGGCTAGaaagtacaaaataaacataaaaactacttttatgtTACTAGTAAGATTAAGAAAAGAAGTATattatcaaaatcattattaattaaataagaacaaaCCAGAATTTCTTAAATCAAGATTACAGTTGAATGCTGTAGTCCAAActtgtaaaagaattattattttctgtatagtaatttgattttttgtttaacatccagtaaaatacttgaattatttttggtgtagaacaaaaatttataatttgtttctccaaacaaaactaaaagtaaatagtatgttaaaatatcacatgtAAAGGGGCCATCCAATGATGgcaatagtaaacaaaaatagtaacaagcaaaaaaacacaggaaaacaatattttcaatgaCCATCACCAAGGTTCAGCGCAAAAACCCTTTGCAATCGTCTAACATTGTGACAACGAATTTCTGAACAACCTGTGGATGTCaaatgaggcacattttcatctCACAGGAAACGTGACAGGCAGAACTATCGTTTTACAGGGCAGACAGCAACCTCGATGAAGTTCATGAACGCTCTTTACATAGCAGCAAGGTAACGGTCATCTCATGGGGTCATCGGACCACACTTTTTCGAACATCTGACTTCCACAGATAGCTCAGAAATTCAttgtcagaaattaattttttgacagaAATTAAAATGGAACTGGTGCATTATTTGTACTTGTAAGGATGAAAATTTAAGTCGAAATGAAGAATTCGGCAAACACTCTCTCGGGACAACCCGAATAAAGATGGTTTTTTACGAATTAAACGCCGTGGGCTCTGTACGATTGAAACGCGTACAAACTCAATATTGTATGGATTATGGGCACTTGTTGGTCGATTTTTCTGATCCATGTTTGCCTTAGGTCCACGTTTTTATCGAGTGTTTTCATGGAACACACCCTACATAGTAATGGCATGGGAACTCCCTCTGTGCACCTTCCAAACTATCGttggttttgtaaaacatttttatggcgAAAGCACGCTGTTGACCGCTTCACTGCTCCATGATGATTGAATGGTAAGGTTGCCTCTGCATAAAGCAATACAGACTACTGCACATGGCTGCCATTACGtatttcaaaattctcgttaTTTTGTGTCATCCTTAAAGGACCTTGTTAGAGAGAGACAACTGAGAACCCCTACCCATTAGCCAATCCGTATACTTGAATTTCTGGtcaatctgtttcttcttttcCAGTACATGATCTGTAGTAAAATGTTTGATAACTGCAATTTAATTGCTTCCGTTTCTTCCACATATTCCACTTTCAGGTAAGCCATCGCTCAAAAAAAACTCTGAAAATAATGTGTAATCATGTTAGATAGGAATttgtgtaatgaaaataaaaatcgctggaaatggttttcttttttaactttagagTAAAATAGATGTCTCTCTTATTGGATTAAGTTTATTCAATACTACTTCAGTAGTGTAAAAATGCCGGTTCTGGGACAAGCGTCAtcaatgacgtcatcaaaaaaatcAATGACGTCATCACCCCCCGCCCCCTCTgacgtcataaaaaaaaataataataattgacctttgacccgaaaaaaaaaaaaaatgacgtcatcaaaaaaaaaatgacatcaaaaaaaaaaaaaaaaatcaaaatgtgctTACTTcggcataaaaaaatgtacacgtgCTTGCTGACTTTGCATTAACCTTGTTTACTAGTTTGAAAGTCAACCGATAATGCATTTGCGTCAATTGGTGAtagcattgttattttcaaagttatctcAATGATAATGATAGCCGATACATATAAATACCCGCCAAAAATTTAACGGATTCATACTACGTTTTGCtgttactgttacgttttgctgctactattatattatcatctttatcatctttatttaaagaggtaagtgaaataatatttaaatgtaaaattattcgcttaaatataattctatttcatatttatttaataattatttttccagccaatatttaaatgtaaaataattctgttccagtttatgtatttaaaatcaattcttgtacatctagttcacaaaattaaaataaatagtaatgcaactgttttctttgcagattaattaaaattaaataattcaaaacatattGGTGCTAAGATTGGAAAACTGGCGTTTTGTATTggattatatcaatattttcgtcacctttataaaacagtaagttttttcttagaagtaatatattattacatatttttttattatttttcttataagttatatattattacatatttttcgttatttttgttagagtacaatgaaaatatttctttgtagatGTCCGAAGAAATGTTTCCAGTAAATGATGCGCAATTAGAACATGTTGTTTACGATGTTTTACAAGAAGATGATGAATTAGAGGGAACTCCTAATCAGCGGCTGCAGTTATTAATACCGCGAAGGTTGGTGTATGGGGAAGTCGACGACCAACAACATCATCCTTTATTAGATGACGGCAACGATAACCTCATAGCAGAGGCTGCTGctgatgttgaaaataatgaaagtgaAGAAAGCACAGTAGTAACAACATCATTCATCCTCGAAAACCGTGTTAGATTTACAaaggcaaatattatttttttatttgataaaaacaaatatatttttagttttacagagAAACTAATACGTCTTTCTTTCAATTtcagtttcataatgaacaagaggCTTATTTTGGACTTAGGCGTTGTCTAAATGCAAAAGAAGAaggagaatataaaatgaaaataaatattgaaaatttaccgATGAAAGAGGTAATCAACTGTGGAGTAATAATTTgtacaacaaaaaattctttattaataaaaggtggaggatttatgcacaaaataaaaaatggttctgttctacataaaatgttaaataaaggttttgcaaaatcgcaaaggaaacctgataaaaatagttttcctatTAGACTTAGTGAAACAATTGCTTTAAACGATCGAGAAGCAATAACATgccaattttgtaaaataaatgtaattaaatttgttactattCCATGTGCACATCCATTATGTTTTAGatgtaagttattatattttaaaaaagtacctgtcgaatgtaatttatgtaatactttaattgtagctttgaataaatgtttctaagcttaatttaaattgatttattatattttcctttttgcagTCGAATGAATCAGCGATTATAGAAGAaggagaatatattatttatccattttccaataatatatctaatatattattatgtattgtgaaACATGAAGAAAATGAATTTGACGAAACCCAGGAGGgggatattgaaataaattctttatcagaagatgagataaaagaaaaatatatttgtcaaatttgctttagtaatttaataaaagtaacttttgttttgtgtGGTCATTCCGTCTGCAAATTATGTAATGATCGTCTCGAAAGTAAACCTATAGTCGATGAAAAAAATGTCCTTTCTGTAGAAGCCCAATACAATTAGTAATTGAAACAAAAGgtggaaaaatagtttaaataaaaaattgaaatgactgAAGCTATTACATGctagttttgtttttagtattaaataattgtttttaattcttatgttaGTTTAAGTAACACTTTaactttagtatttaataaatgtctttaacgttatagtatattatatttcctttttgcaACCAAATGAATCAGTTGTTGTAGAAGAAGTAATCAACAGTCATAgaagaagaatataattattcattcgtGAAAAaggtatgttaataatttattgaaaggaattttttaattttttgttcctaatattttctgtttctaatatttttttgtttctgtttaagaTTGATGTCGCAGTTGCAAAAAGAGATTCTTAAGAGCTACTGTGAGAGgctgaacatatttaaaaaagaactagaaGAAATTGAATTTGATATAAGACTATATGCTGTCAAAAGtggaatcagaaaaataaatctaggAGATGTTTGTCCCGTTTGCGGCGCTCAGCAAAAGGATAAACACACTCCCATTCAGAATTATTAAAGAATGTGGATTAAATCGCTTCGATAATGATGGATTCGTTTCATGTAAGGAATGTAATTGGACTATAACCtctgaaactaatttatttcattgcgGAATTGCACATAAAACACATGATGAAACTTGTAGTGTTGCTGAAGAATTAttcaattgttgtttattttttaaagatagcaTAGTTTGTATTGACCTGATGATGAGTACTTTTAGTAATTGGCCAAGGCTTTTTCCAAAGGTTGAATTATTGTTGGAAGCAGGATTTTATTTCACCGGCGTGATGGATTCTGTGGCATGTATCGAATGTGGTCTTGAAATTTTTGAGTGGTTGGATAATGATAACCCGTTTAAGGAGCATcaaaaagtttcatataattgcaaaatggtgaaaaataaaatgaaaggtgtgttgtattttagtaaacatttttataagtttatcagtaatatataagtatttgtataattattttctatttgtttgttctaggtTAATTGCTGACGGAGTGTTGTGGAGAAATAATGGGTTCGTCttcatctgaagaatatttatcAATGATGGGAGAGAGTTCTTCCAACGAGACAGCTTGCGAATCTGAATCTGATATCACAAGCGATTCATGGATAATAGGATTTGTACCGGGAGGTCGAATAAAAtcgataaatcatttaataaatattttgaagaaaactttcCCTTTATCAAGATTAGaagtaataaagaaaggaaaatatttcggtaataaaacagaagtagtaaaaatgaaaataccgaCAGTTATTGAATATGAATTTTTGCGAAACAAATTAATTGAGTGGGAATTTTATctcgtttattatttgtaaaataatatgttatcaaaaccaatgaataaatagatttataaattgaaaagaattttattattttatccttatttttcaccttaaatatataagttaaaaacatccaatttaaatttagtttataataaaatgatgagtGTTAAACAAGGGATAGCAAGAGAGCTTCACAAGCAAGCTCGCAGAAATCTGTCTGTTGAACTTAAGGGTATAGACGATTTGTACCAAGCAGACTTAGTAGAGATGATACAATACTCAAGATTTAATAGgggatataaatatattctcacaattataaattgtttttcaaaatttgcttttgCTTTTCCATTGAAGAGTAAAAACGCAGATGAAGTTGTAATGGTCCTTAAACccatatttcataaacataaaatgaagcattttcaaaccgatgatggaaaagaatggtttaattcaaaattgagatcgttattactaaaattcaatataaatcattattcaacTTTTTCCGATAAAAAGGCATCAATAGTGGAGCGGTTCAATAGAACTCTCAAGACTAATATGTGGCGTAAATTTACCGAACAGGGTGATTACCGATGGGTAAGTATAttggatgaaataattgaaaaatataacaatagggTGCATAGAACTACTGGTTTTAAACCTAaagatgtttcttataaaaacgaacgcgaagtgttgttaaatatattaaaggttGCAAAAAAACGTCATCAGCATACGACCacgattaaatttaatgttggtgATCAGGTAAGCataagtaagtataaaaagatatttgcgaaaggatatcttccgaattggactaatgaagtttttacaattttcaagataaaacaaACACAACCTATAACGTACATTCTTAAAGATGGGAAAGGGGAAGTGTTAAAAGGAAGTTTCTATACGGAAGAACTTAGTAAAACCAAGTACGGCAACGTTTATTtggttgaaaaagtattaaaaaaacgcgGTGATAAATTATTAGTTCGCTGGTTGGGATTTGATAAGAAGGAGGACTCGTGGATagataaaaaggatttaataaaataaattacacttatgtaatttattcagtAGCAGAGATGGATGCTGAAGAACAAGATCGGAAgctaacagtaattaattttgaccGTTTAATAGGTGAGGTATctgatttaaattctataaaaagacATAGTCCTCTTCTTCCAGATAATATCAGATGCTTGGTTGTAGGTCCTTCAAATTCTGGTAAGACGAATGcagttttcaatcttttatttgaCCCTAGCGGGTTAAGGTTCAGtaacatatatgttttttctaaatcattgtaCCAgcctaaatacttatttttaaaaagtttgttgacTGATGTTGAAGGGATAGGTTACTATCCTTATAGTGATAACGATGTTATTGTGGCACCGGAAGAAACGGAACCGAATTCTATAATGATATTCGATGATGTAATAtgcgaaaaacaaaataacataacaaaatattttactatgggACGGCATAATAACATTGATGTGTTTTATATGAGTCAAACATATAGTAAAATTCCTAAACAATTGGTCCGAGACAATGCGAATTTTCTCATGGTGTTTCGACAGGATGAAAGAAACCTGAGACATATATATCATGATCATGTTACACCggatatatcatttgaaaagtttaaagaaatatgtaatgaGGCTTGGAACcggataaaaaatggatttttagtaATTGATAAGGAGAGAGATTTTGATAAAGGACGGTACAGATTTAATTTGACATCTTTATCGGAAAGCCTGAAAAAAGCATACAAAAGCGCGAAAGAGAGCTTGAAAAGAGcctgaaaaagcctaaaaaagcctaaaaaagcctacaggctagCGTGCacgcttatgaaaaagcctaaaaaagcctacaggctaacgtgcgcgcttatgaaaaagcctaaaaaagcctacaggctaatgtgcgcgcttatgaaaaagcctaaaaaagcctacaggctaacgtgcgcgcttatgaaaaagcctaaaaaagcctacaggctaacgtgcgcgcttatgaaaaagcctaaaaaagcctacaggctaacgtgcacgcttatgaaaaagcctaaaaaagcctacaggctaacgtgcgcgcttatgaaaaagcctaaaaaagcctacaggctaacgtgcgcgcttatgaaaaagcctaaaaaagcctacaggctaacgtgcacgcttatgaaaaagcctaaaaaagcctacaggctaacgtgcgcgcttatgaatCAACTTTAAATACTTCAACATACTTAAAGAAAGATAGTGAGTGCATGCAGTCAGATTAAACATAAATGTCTACTATGGAGGATCGTGAGCGTGTCACCGCGGAGATCGCGGAGATCCGCAggagtattaaaagaaaacatggcGAATTGGTAAGAGGAAGATTCGAGTCCGATTTAAGACTTCAACAAGATTTCAAACCGCTTACTGAACCTCTGATTAAGATAGCAGAACAGTTCGGTTCTGAAGAGAGAGAAATGGGAaaacggataaaaaaagaaatagattcaaAAGAACGTTCACTACCGAAAATCTAAGCTGAAGTGTTGCGTGAAAAAGAGGAGCGAGATTACCGAGATTTTGAAAAGAGGTTTGATATGGGTTCTATATTCGATCAATTAACTGAAGAAGATAGGATGAAACATAGTAAACGTTCTTTAGCAAATGATGAACCAGAACCTGAAATAAAAAGGTCGACtgcaaaattacataataagatGGATACTTCTAGTCCATTTCCTTTTCAGCTAGCTCAACCATCTGATagggtagatgatgaaatgaccGGTATGAGACGTCGACAAAAGGCTAAAAGATTTCTTTCTTATTCGGCTCACCATCGAGCTGAAAAAGCCGAAGAACAGTCACCTAGGATCGAACAAGAAGAGACTTATGAATCTCAACCCAGCATAGTACAAATGTTGAATACACCCGAAGGGAAAATGCAAATGAGCATGTCTCTCAAGACAAGCATGCGAGAAGGGTTAGCGCAGGAATTTATGCTTGACGCCATCAGAGATGTAGAAAACAACATGGATAACGTTTACGGTGTTCATTTTGAAGGAAACGAACTGAAGATTGGAGATTCATTAATCGATTTCGATAAGGAAAGTAACATCCTGATAAGAGAAGTGAAGTATCCTGCAAGCCGAGGTTTGTTCGAATTACTTTTCTGGAAAAACCCGAAGTTATTCACTGAAGaagatttggaagaatataggAAAATTTGAATCGCAACAAATGCGCACAGAAGAAATAATTCCGCTCTGGAACGGGTAAAGACTAATTCGGGATTTAAGTATGTGGAAGTAATAAGCAAGCTTTTTCCACCGTTCACCTCGAAAAAACGAGGTGAAGGTTTAGTACCATCTGCAATGACTTTGAATGAAAACCATAAAGTCGATTACGTTTATTTTGATGATCCTAACGAAATCTGTGAGAGGCTAAAACTATTGATCGCGTCAAAAAAGGCAGGTAATACCGCACATGATAATGAAATTGTATCGATAGTCGAGGAATTAAAAGAACGAGGACTAATAAAAGGAGAAGGCGCACTGTAAGCAAGTCATTTGAGATCATGCCAGTCAACAGGTTAGGACAGACAGAATTTGGTTCAAGAATCCCGTTTGGGATTACTGAAGAGGGTGATATCGACGCccgcgaaaaaaaaaatttgcaatctaGCATCAGCGGAATATTATGATGATGCTGTTAACATGGACGATTGCATATATTTAATCGAGCAATATGCCTCTGATCAcgattttttagcgtgtgaagaACAAACACATTTTAAAGTGGTAGATTTCAAAGGAGCTCGTGCCAAAAACGCCGCTCATCCAGATGATGAAAACGATTTGGTGACCATGAGATATGTACGGTTCCTTATTCAACAGAAATTCGATTAGATCATcgctaaaatagaaaatatgataggaaaagaaatagaaaatcctTTAAGAAGTAAAATACTAATGACCCCATTGTTCGTCAGCGATTAGAGGAAAGTATTTCTCGATTGAAAAGCGAGGTTCAGAAAGATGCGGTAACTCAAACTGAAAAAGAATCTGATTTAAATACGGATGCATTGACCGAAGACTTTTAGTTGGGGATAAAATGAAGAGCACGAACAAGTGTAACGTTAGTTGTAAAACAGGAAACGGATTGATAAGTTCGATCGAAAGTCTTCCGGGTAAAACTTTCGGTATTGCACGTAACGTAGTAGGAACAGTTCTCAATCGGGCTGTAGATCTTCTTCCTTTCGAGGCTCACATACCCGGTTACCAATATTGCGGACCCggaacaaaactaaaacaaagatTGGAAAGAGGCGATCTTGGTATAAATCCACTCGATAAAGCTTGTAAGGCGCATGATATAGCGTATAGTATCTACAACGATTCTCGGCGAAGAGCACAAGCTGATAAAGAGTTAGCGGAAAGAGCTTGGCAAAGGGTATCCGCGCCCGATTCCAGCATTGCAGAGAAGGCTGCTGCGTGGGCTGTAACAAACGCTat comes from Lycorma delicatula isolate Av1 chromosome 3, ASM4794821v1, whole genome shotgun sequence and encodes:
- the LOC142321010 gene encoding death-associated inhibitor of apoptosis 1-like, whose product is MMSTFSNWPRLFPKVELLLEAGFYFTGVMDSVACIECGLEIFEWLDNDNPFKEHQKVSYNCKMVKNKMKG